One part of the Oncorhynchus kisutch isolate 150728-3 linkage group LG22, Okis_V2, whole genome shotgun sequence genome encodes these proteins:
- the wee2 gene encoding wee1-like protein kinase 2, giving the protein MAMGSDWTVQNLDFSSCGEEEGSDSSLDEWSSRNPQIPSPNSVCRTPIVQRHCTRSFTISPSIPVSPTTPIPYAAWRKLRLCDSPSTPKSLLSKSALPSSSTKICRSQRALRFATSTDPAQCSRMPSVNVNPFTPDTFHRTREHYKRKSRRSDDDDYGCRMKPSHTSSEEDDDAFIPSKRQAVQAFMLSRYESEFLELGHIGAGEFGVVCKCVKRLDGCLYAIKRSRRPLAGSANEQLALKEVYAHAVLGHHPHVVRYYSAWAEDDHMIIQNEYCDGGSLHDAILEKEASGELFPELELRDLLLHVSMGLKYIHSSGLVHLDIKPSNIFICQCSSAGGAGESEEEEDGDPSTGVVYKIGDLGHVTSSSSPQVEEGDSRFLASEVLHEDYSNLPKADIFALGLTVLLAAGSPPLPQNGDEWHSLRRAQLPSLPQELSPAFRSLIQTLLDPEPSQRPSASALCRQPVLRKERTGKLAAQLRRELNVERFRTAMLEKELQEARLSTLSPQQAFPPSLQHPINTGSLPKAGRRLVGRNAARSMSFGCPGYGV; this is encoded by the exons ATGGCCATGGGAAGTGACTGGACGGTGCAAAACTTGGACTTCTCAAGCTGTGGCGAGGAAGAGGGTAGTGACAGCAGTTTGGATGAATGGAGCTCCAGAAATCCTCAGATCCCAAGTCCCAACTCTGTGTGCAGGACACCCATAGTGCAGCGTCATTGCACCAGGAGCTTCACCATATCCCCATCCATCCCAGTTTCACCGACCACCCCCATTCCCTATGCCGCCTGGAGGAAACTGAGGCTCTGTGACTCCCCCAGTACTCCCAAG AGTCTGCTGTCCAAGTCAGCTCTGCCCAGTTCTAGCACCAAGATATGCCGCAGTCAGAGGGCTCTGCGTTTCGCCACTTCCACTGACCCTGCCCAGTGCAGCCGCATGCCCTCTGTCAATGTGAACCCCTTCACCCCCGACACGTTCCACAGGACCAGGGAGCACTACAAGAGGAAGAGTCGGAGGAGTGACGATGACGACTATGGATGCAG AATGAAACCGAGCCATACGTCAtcagaggaggatgatgatgcaTTTATCCCGTCCAAG AGGCAGGCTGTCCAGGCTTTCATGCTGTCTAGGTATGAGAGTGAATTTCTGGAGCTTGGACACATCGGTGCAGGGGAGTTTGGAGTGGTGTGCAAGTGTGTGAAGAGGCTGGACGGCTGCTTGTACGCCATCAAGCGCTCTCGCCGACCACTTGCCGGGTCTGCCAATGA GCAGCTGGCCTTAAAGGAGGTGTATGCACATGCTGTACTTGGGCATCACCCCCATGTCGTCCGCTATTACTCAGCATGGGCTGAAGATGATCACATGATCATACAGAATGAGTATTGTGACG GTGGGAGTCTCCACGATGCCATATTAGAGAAGGAGGCAAGTGGAGAGCTGTTTCCAGAGCTGGAGTTGAGGGATCTACTTCTGCACGTTTCCATGGGTCTCAAGTATATTCACAGCTCTGGCCTTGTGCACCTAGACATTAAACCCA GTAATATCTTCATCTGCCAATGCTCGAGCGCAGGTGGAGCGGGTGAgagtgaggaggaagaggacggaGACCCTTCAACAGGGGTGGTTTATAAAATTG GTGACCTGGGCCATGTGACATCCAGCAGCAGTCCACAAGTAGAGGAGGGGGACAGCCGCTTCCTCGCCAGCGAGGTCCTGCATGAG GACTACAGCAATCTGCCTAAGGCGGACATATTTGCACTAGgcctgactgtgctgctggcagCAGGGTCGCCCCCTCTCCCTCAGAATGGAGATGAATGGCACAGTCTCAGACGGGCACAGTTACCCAGCCTGCCCCAGGAGCTCTCCCCTGCTTTCAGAAGTCTCATTCAG ACTCTGCTGGATCCGGAGCCATCTCAACGACCCTCTGCGTCAGCTCTATGCAGACAACCTGTTttgaggaaggagaggactgggAAGCTTGCTGCTCAACTGCGCAGAGAGCTCAATGTGGAGAGGTTCAGGACAGCCATGCTGGAAAA AGAGCTGCAGGAGGCTCGTTTGTCAACACTGTCCCCACAGCAGGCTTTTCCCCCTAGTCTACAGCATCCCATTAATACAGGGTCTTTGCCCAAAGCTGGGCGGAGGCTGGTCGGTAGGAATGCTGCCCGGTCCATGAGCTTTGGATGCCCAGGGTATGGAGTGTGA
- the bida gene encoding BH3 interacting domain death agonist — MDCGDVQCTPLVFLTFLQQQSCSSADLRIELDSLARELKLTQDINGNGLGLNIHEEGELQTDGHFCSSSSILLEGLEPQAALAWPDNPADEEALRGVAAGLIEIADQLERSVMAQAAENLTKKLQKYSIGLWKHHLALEVEWVKKQGLGPVLDYLPQEKVIMALTLTLVKGVCEHAPLLLRNLFSTAVQFINPAVAR; from the exons ATGGACTGTGGGGATGTTCAGTGCACTCCCCTGGTCTTTCTGACTTTCCTTCAACAGCAGAGCTGCAGCAGTGCGGACCTCCGCATAGAGCTGGACTCATTGGCCCGGGAGCTGAAGCTAACCCAGGACATAAACGGCAATGGTCTGGGTCTTAACATCCACGAGGAGGGCGAGCTTCAGACCGATGGACACttctgcagcagcagtagtatcttACTAGAGGGGCTTGAGCCTCAGGCTGCGCTGGCATGGCCCG ATAACCCTGCCGATGAAGAAGCCCTGAGAGGTGTCGCTGCAGGGCTGATTGAAATAGCTGATCAGCTTGAGCGTAGTGTGATGGCCCAGGCTGCTGAGAATCTGACCAAGAAACTGCAGAAGTATTCCATTGGG CTATGGAAGCACCACCTAGCCCTGGAAGTGGAGTGGGTGAAGAAGCAGGGCCTGGGCCCCGTGCTGGACTATCTACCCCAGGAGAAGGTGATCATGGCCCTCACTCTGACCCTGGTGAAGGGGGTGTGTGAGCACGCCCCCCTACTGCTCCGTAATCTGTTCAGCACAGCAGTTCAGTTCATAAACCCGGCCGTGGCCAGGTGA